The Brassica rapa cultivar Chiifu-401-42 chromosome A10, CAAS_Brap_v3.01, whole genome shotgun sequence genome segment TGAGAGTTCAACTGTTGAATTAAAAAATCAATAGTCCTATTATCCATGGTCTaacagaaaaggaaaaaaactaaTCACAAACAATTAGGAggatataaaatatgaaatatatcaTTCTCTATTCTTTTTCATTGACTAATTGACATATGTCACTTGTGGATCTCATTTTTTGTGTTTCAATATGTTTGAAAATTTTCAACTAAGTTGAATCCACATGGAAAAAATTGCAGGCTGTGGGGTTCGAACCCACGCGCACTTATGTGCAGAAGAACTTAAGTCTTCCCCCTTAACCACTCGGGCAAACCTGCTGGTTGCTATACGCTAACATTTATCATTCTCTTTTATGCCAATGGTACCCAACGGAGAGTACGGACCCCAAATGTTAACTACGTTTTATTATTTAACCCTTTCATGGCCCATTGGGTTTGCCTTACTATGTTTTATCGACGTTCCGTTATCTCAAGTTCTCCAATTGTTTGAATCCAAGACATTTTTGGTTTTTGCGACAAAAGCCAACGCAATATCATATCCACCATATTAGCACTAAACGTAAAGGGTCTAGCAAAGTTTCGTCTACCCGACGATTAGGAAAAAGATAACTAAACTGGTTCACTCGCAAACTCAAGTTTTGAAAACCGAATTACATCAAAAGTCTAAAAACGATTATGGATagtctcttttcttcttcatcagatTTCAAGCAGCTGCACTGTGTTTGGCCTTGGTGTGAGACTGCAAGCCCATCTCCGAAGTAAATGTTCTGTTGCAGGAGCTGCACCCAAATGCATTTGCAGACTTTGGTgtctgctgctgctgcttcgACGACTCTCCATTGCTTCCAGAGCTCTTTCCTCCTTTTGACGGATGCGGAGTCGCAACGTGGACGTGTGGCTTCTTCGATTCTGTTTTCACAACGTTTAAGATTATTATATCAAGACATCTTTATAACTCACAGTAAAGAAAGAACAAGGATCAGATAGAGTTACCTGATTTCTGAGGAGTTACGAACTTAGCCTTCTTGTTTGAAGCAGTCTTCGAGGTGGTGGCTTCCGCAGGCCTCTTCTTGGCTTCTTCAACCTTTTTATAAAACAAGCAAATTATAGTCAGAGAAGTGAAATTGCTCCTTGAAAAAGGCAAAAAGGTAAgagaacaaatatatataagtttagCATCAACAATGACATATAGAATGGAATATAATGTACCTTCTTCTCTGGGGTCTCCTCGTCTGCTGAATCATCTTCCTCATCGTCAGATGAgtcttcatcatcatcgtccTCTTCAACTTCAGCAGTAACCTTCTTTTCTTCCTGAAACAAAGTAGATTTCGTAACAATTAAGGGTTCATATGACACAATACAGGCAGCATATTTATTCACCAAACAATAAAAGCAGACACGTTTCTCTAACTAGGATAATAAACACAAGAGCTAAGGGTTCATGTGTCATCATCAAGCGCAAGTTTAATTCTACAAAGTGATCacattattatataaacaaaagagTACCTCCTCATCCTCAGAGTCgtcatcatcctcatcatcatcactatCATCCTCCTCACTATCTTCCTCGGCCTTGGCATCGTCATTAGGCAACTGAAAGTTCACCTGCTTCACACCTGATTTCGCAACAGCTGGCTCATCATCATCAGACTCAGTGAAACAGAACAAGAGAGTCAAGGATATCAAAGACAGCAAGTCCCAAAAGCAtattcataaataaattatcaaaggCTAAGCGATAAGGATATGAATCAGAATCATGAGCATCAACTCTGTAACCAGAGAAGTAAACGCTCCCATCCTTCCAACTATGAGACAGCTCAAAACTCCTCTCCACCACAATCTCCGTGCAGAGCTGAGGGACCTTATCGTGTGACAGCGTCCCAATCACAAGCTTCTGGTCTCCCACTTTCATGTATAGCCTGACCGGCTCGTTTCCACCGTTCTTCTTCTCGCCTAGAGCAGCCTAACAAACCGAACAAAGCTTCCATCAAAAACGGCGTCGTTTAAATCAAAAAAACAATTATCGCGAGGGGACGTACCAGTGAGATGTGCACAAGCATCTCCTCCCCAGGATCCACCCTAAGTGGTGAACCACTCTTAACCTCAACACCTGCGAACAAAACGCAACACAAACCAGACGGAGATTACTAAAACCTAGCTCAAGACGATTCCAGAGTACATCAAAATTGAAGAAGACGTAGTAAGTTAGGAGATCGTTTTACCCCAGAACTCCATTGACACGATCGGTAACGAGCTGACGGCGACGGATGCGACGGAAGAGAAGGTTCTAGAAGAAGACGAGAGCGATTAGAGCTTTCTAGGGCGTCGAGTAAGGGGTAACAACGGCGAAAACCCTCCATATAAGGGGTTTTTCGGTGATCCTCTGTTACGTGGGCCTTTTAATGGGCCTGGATCTTTAAGTCAGCCCAACGAAATTAACGTTTTAAGCCCAGATCTTTTACCATAAACGGTGTCAAGACGGATCGTAACGGGCTTGGGACGATTTATTTGACGCGACGGAAATTTCCGTTTTGGTCAACATGTGGGATCCACTCTCGTTCTTTTAAGTAAGTCCCACGGACAAATAGGACAGTATTACGTTAATGCCCTCGACttgtttaatttattgtttGTGTAAAAGCTGTCTAATTCCCCTACCATCATCTATCATTAGAAAACTAAACAAAATCTATGAAGAATATGTGATAACATTAAGTACAGTCTACGAATAATTAAATGGGTCATTTGCACGAGTGGGGATTGAGCAATGGACAACCAAATCCTGCTTATGCCAACTAGTTAATGATTAAGTTAATCAAACTACATATAGACTGTTACATCTATCCGAGGCCTCTTGTGTATAGTTTTACTTATAAGATGTAGGTAATTCTTTCTTGACATGAGTCAAATGAGTATATTCTTACAAAAGTGTTCAAAAAAACATATTCCAAACTCCAAAGgtacaattttatattattttctatacgcaaactcaaaaataaaatataagatttTGAAGACTTCTAGTTCTAAATATATAGTGTCCCATAATTTTCCTCCATATATTGGACTACTACTTTATACCAAGCAGAcgtaatataataaaattatgaagaTGGCAAAGCGTTATAAATAAAAGAAGCAATGAAAATATCTACAAGGCGATGGCTAAGAAATTACTTAATGACAAAAATGCGAGTGCATGAACCTGGCAATATTCGATGAACCTTAGAGCATCCACATTAGTGAACCCCCCTTTGGGGTTCAtaggatttttttaatattttttaggtAGGGTCATGAATAGTGCTGAACCTCTTAATATTGTGCTTCTGCATTAGTGAACCTGAGAAGGGGTTCACaggaattaaataatattttttttaatttttttttgttttgaaattattttgaaaacatgtataaaatattatgcagtaaattatttaaatataatttattcatgACATTGATAATTGATAATTGATGAACATACAAAGATTATTGATCGTTTCCAAATGTTTGCCATACATTTTCAActaaatcagctttcaaacgTTCATGTTTTCCTGAATCTCGAACTTCATTGCGCATGCCTAGCATGTTAGTGGAATGCAAACTTTCTCGCCTTGTGACCTTCGAACCTCTGCTCGACTCTCCTGACTCGAACTGAGAAGTATCAGTTAGACTGTATTTGCCTCGTTCGTTCTCCACaatcatattgtgcaatatgaTACAACATCTCATAATCTTCCCTAACTTTTCCTTGTCCCATAGTCGGCCTGGGTTTTTGACTATTGCAAACCTCGCTTGCAATACCCCAAAAGCTcgttcgacatcttttctggTGGATTCTTGATGTTTAGCAAACAGCTCTGCTTTATCACCTTGAGGAAGTgagatagattggataaatgtcGACCAATTTGGATAAATTCTGTCAGTAAGGTAGTACGCCATACGGtaagtgtggttgttgaccttgaaTTTAACTTTAGGTGCTCGACCTTTTAtgatgtcatcaaaaacaggagaccgatcaagaacattgatatcgttaagggtacctggtaatccgaaaaatgcgtgccatatccaaagatcttctGATGCCACAgcctctaagacaattgtcggctttCCTGAACCTCGTGTGTACTGCCCTCTCCAAGCCgttgggcagtttttccactcccaatgcatacaatcaaTGCTGCCAATCATCCCGGGAAACCCGCGTGCCTCTCCAATATCGAGTAATCGTTGAAGATCTTCTGCCGTAGGTATTCTTAGATACTCATCACCAAAAAAGTGTATTATCCCATTAGTAAAATGTTCCAAACATAAAAGAGCAGTACTTTCACCgagtcggagatattcgtcataCGTATCTCCCGATTGACCATATGCGAGCATACGTATAGCTGCCGTACATTTTTGAAGTGGTGAGAGCCCTTTCCTTCCGTGAGCATTTACTCGTTGCTGAAAGTACGGAACACCTGTAGTTAGCCGCTCGACAATGCGAAGGAACAATGGTTTGTTCATTCTAAAACGCCGCCTAAACATGTCCGTTGTGTAAGTAGGATTTTCGTCAAAATAGTCGTTCCATAGTTGAATGTGGCCTTGTTCCCGATCTCTTTCGATATAATTCCGTTTCTTTGGGTTGGTGGCTTGTTCATCAAGTAGGGAGTTGAGGATATTATCAAATTCTTCGTCAAAATATTCTTCAAAAGCTTCATCTACTCCATCGGATGATGAGGACGACATTATTTGGCTACATTtgattttaagataaaaaagaatagttagataagaaaatataaaatggattaagaaaaataaatcaaatggagatagaacaataaatgtggttttagaaaAAATGTGGTATTTTCAAATGGAGATACAACAATaaatgtgagttttttttttcatattgcaattattattttttatattttccagATAGAACATTAAATATGGTTTTTTCAAAAGGAGATAGAACAATATATGATGACATTTTACAATTCCCATATATATTATAGTCTGATTAATTTAGAAACAAAGAGAGTGGAAAAACAATTTCCATATATATTATAGACCGTGGCTGTCTGAAATTAAGCAAAGTGTGCTTACTAGAGAAGAGATGCTGTCTTATATTCGAGATGCTGTCTGAAAGGAATTACCAAATTCGAGATGTGGGCTTATGTGTGCTTCACTGTTGTTGTGTGATTACTTACAGAGAAGAGATTGGAAAGATGGTTTTGTTCTGATTGTTTTGAGAGAATAGATCGAGATGAAGATGAGAGCAATGCATAAAATGAGAGATAGATTATATAGTGTCTTTCTTGACATCATCCGCGACAAGtacaacattaaaaaaaaaaaacaaacgagTTTCTCCCGTGAACTGAGCACATGTTTTCTCAGTAGTACAACCCGTGAGATGACCCATCAACCTCAGACTAAACCTTGTAGAACCCGTGACCTCCACAACCAACAACCCGTGACCTGTAGAACCAACAAACCTTGTAGAACCCGTGACCTCCACAACCAACAACCTTCACCTGTAAAACGAGACAGAAGAATATAAGTTAAAGTCAAGTAATCAACAAAATCATCATGTAGTGAACAAAGTTATCAAGTAATGAACAAAAGAATCAACTAATGAACTAAGAAAATCCTCAACTAAGCACAAGCAGTTGTCAAATTATCACCTAGAGCATCTCAGAAACGAGTTTCTCCTTAAGAGCCACCTCACTTTCAGTTAGAGTTTCATGTTTCTTAGAGAGGAGACGATCTAGAATTTTTTGTTTGGCTAGGTTGCGTTTCAAGTCTAGAATGGTTTCTAGTCGATCAAAGGCTGCTTCATTCCCCTTTTTCTTGCGTTTGGCTGCTTTGCAAGCCTTAACACCAGGAGGCCTAGCCTCATCCGAGTCAGGGACTGACTCTGCAGCTTCCTTCCGTTTCTCCTTTGCACCATCTTTTGAGACAGAGTTGGATCTCCACTTTTGATCAAACCTCAACTCCCTCCAGCCGTGTTCAAGATTGAACTTCGTCCCGTAGTCGTTGAAGAAGATGTCATGAGCAGACTTCATGACATCGTTCTCATTTTGGCCACTAGCTTGCTCCTTCAAAGCCGCCTCATAGCTTCCCACAAACTTACAAACCTGCTCATTAATTCTTCCCCACCTCTGCTTACACTGACTCCACTCTCTAGGAACAGCGCCAGTGAGCTGAGGGCTTGAATTAAAATAATCCTCTATTCTTTTCCAAAACGAACCTAACTTCTGCTGGTTACTAACTATGGGATCCTTGCTGGTGTTCAACCAGGCACTGATGAGGACAATGTCCTCTTGTGTTGTCCACTTTCTCCTCTCTACGGGTTTAGAAACACCTGAGGACCCTACATCTATGGTTTGAGTTGTTTGAGTGTTTTGAGTGTTTTGAGTGTTTTGAGTGTTTTGAGTGTTTTGAGTGGTTTGAGTGCACTGGGAAGATAATAGGGTCACAAACCCGACAGAATTATGAGAAAAGTGATCCATTGTGGTTTCACGTTTTTGGGAGTTTTCACAAGAGCGTGGTGAGTTAGAGTGATTTGTTAAAGTTGGTTTGTGTTTACAGTGGTTGGTTTCAGTATATATAAAAACGATTTACTTCCTTTGTGTCTCTAACTACCAAACATTCATTAGCCTTAATTACAGATGAAGTAGTTCACAAAATGTATTCATTACACatcaaatcaatatttttaatgaacaTTCATCACAGCAACCAACCAACACCCATTTAAATTAACCTAGGTGAGTTCATAGTTATAATCTAGTACAGATACTACTCTACATATTAAATGAACCTAGATGAGTTCCTAGTTAAGTTTCAGTTCAACTACAGCAAACAACACACCTATCAGTACACGGAAAGAACTACTTCGGTTTAGTTTCTGTGTTTACCTGTTTGGATTTCACTCGAAACACACCCTCTCCAGAGCAGCCACCTGCACTGTGAGGTTATACACGTCACCAGTGAGCTTATCAAGCAGCAAACTCAGCCTTTTAACTTGTGCCtgcacaagaaaaaaagaaacgttgtaaatgactttttaaaaaccttaattaaaaaaaaaaatcaactcttAGACAAAGTGACAAACCTCGACACTCTCAACCAGCATTGGCACCGACTTGATCACCTCATCAGCCTCCTCCACACGCTTACGCAGCATTTCGATCTCCTCCTGCACACCACAAACCCAAGGCTGACGATAATGTAACCCATCAGCCTTGGTTAAACAATAAACACATCAGACAACACATT includes the following:
- the LOC117129341 gene encoding glutathione S-transferase T3-like yields the protein MDHFSHNSVGFVTLLSSQCTQTTQNTQNTQNTQNTQNTQTTQTIDVGSSGVSKPVERRKWTTQEDIVLISAWLNTSKDPIVSNQQKLGSFWKRIEDYFNSSPQLTGAVPREWSQCKQRWGRINEQVCKFVGSYEAALKEQASGQNENDVMKSAHDIFFNDYGTKFNLEHGWRELRFDQKWRSNSVSKDGAKEKRKEAAESVPDSDEARPPGVKACKAAKRKKKGNEAAFDRLETILDLKRNLAKQKILDRLLSKKHETLTESEVALKEKLVKVVGCGGHGFYKVCWFYRSRVVGCGGHGFYKV
- the LOC103847589 gene encoding uncharacterized protein LOC103847589, coding for MSSSSSDGVDEAFEEYFDEEFDNILNSLLDEQATNPKKRNYIERDREQGHIQLWNDYFDENPTYTTDMFRRRFRMNKPLFLRIVERLTTGVPYFQQRVNAHGRKGLSPLQKCTAAIRMLAYGQSGDTYDEYLRLGESTALLCLEHFTNGIIHFFGDEYLRIPTAEDLQRLLDIGEARGFPGMIGSIDCMHWEWKNCPTAWRGQYTRGRAPKVKFKVNNHTYRMAYYLTDRIYPNWSTFIQSISLPQGDKAELFAKHQESTRKDVERAFGVLQARFAIVKNPGRLWDKEKLGKIMRCCIILHNMIVENERGKYSLTDTSQFESGESSRGSKVTRRESLHSTNMLGMRNEVRDSGKHERLKADLVENVWQTFGNDQ
- the LOC103847362 gene encoding histone deacetylase HDT3 isoform X2 — its product is MEFWGVEVKSGSPLRVDPGEEMLVHISLAALGEKKNGGNEPVRLYMKVGDQKLVIGTLSHDKVPQLCTEIVVERSFELSHSWKDGSVYFSGYRVDAHDSDSESDDDEPAVAKSGVKQVNFQLPNDDAKAEEDSEEDDSDDDEDDDDSEDEEEEKKVTAEVEEDDDDEDSSDDEEDDSADEETPEKKVEEAKKRPAEATTSKTASNKKAKFVTPQKSESKKPHVHVATPHPSKGGKSSGSNGESSKQQQQTPKSANAFGCSSCNRTFTSEMGLQSHTKAKHSAAA
- the LOC103847362 gene encoding histone deacetylase HDT3 isoform X1, which codes for MEFWGVEVKSGSPLRVDPGEEMLVHISLAALGEKKNGGNEPVRLYMKVGDQKLVIGTLSHDKVPQLCTEIVVERSFELSHSWKDGSVYFSGYRVDAHDSDSYPYRLAFDNLFMNMLLGLPAVAKSGVKQVNFQLPNDDAKAEEDSEEDDSDDDEDDDDSEDEEEEKKVTAEVEEDDDDEDSSDDEEDDSADEETPEKKVEEAKKRPAEATTSKTASNKKAKFVTPQKSESKKPHVHVATPHPSKGGKSSGSNGESSKQQQQTPKSANAFGCSSCNRTFTSEMGLQSHTKAKHSAAA